One Nonomuraea angiospora DNA segment encodes these proteins:
- a CDS encoding tyrosine-type recombinase/integrase — protein MDAETGRQRGVTCPRLPVDDDHGSWYFAVQVRGLDGQRQRVRQGGYADPEEAQAAGRALAAADHDGAGAGCTIGQWLARWPATKDALRPSTRQGYATHIRLHLIPQLGRILLHQLTPRDVNVLLATLASRPSPTGRQLSPTTVVRIHATLRTALNAAVRARLIPINPANGAELPIPAGRIQSSGPPGGPPGGSKRENVRPWRSGPNNSSQRF, from the coding sequence GTGGATGCGGAAACAGGACGTCAGCGAGGCGTCACGTGTCCGCGTCTGCCGGTAGATGACGATCACGGCAGCTGGTATTTCGCGGTCCAGGTACGTGGCCTGGACGGGCAGCGGCAGCGCGTCCGCCAGGGTGGTTACGCCGACCCCGAGGAAGCGCAGGCGGCAGGCCGTGCCCTGGCCGCTGCCGACCACGACGGAGCAGGGGCCGGATGCACCATCGGGCAGTGGCTGGCACGCTGGCCGGCCACCAAGGACGCCCTGCGTCCGTCGACCCGGCAAGGCTACGCCACGCACATCCGTCTCCACCTCATCCCACAGCTGGGACGGATCCTGCTCCACCAACTCACCCCCCGCGACGTCAACGTACTGCTCGCGACGCTCGCGTCCCGTCCCTCACCGACCGGGCGCCAGCTGTCACCCACGACCGTGGTGCGGATCCACGCCACCCTGCGGACCGCGCTGAACGCCGCGGTCCGCGCCCGACTGATCCCCATCAACCCGGCCAACGGAGCCGAACTCCCCATCCCCGCCGGCCGCATCCAGTCGTCTGGACCGCCGGGCGGACCGCCCGGCGGCAGCAAACGGGAGAACGTCCGGCCGTGGCGGTCTGGACCGAACAACAGCTCGCAGCGTTTCTGA
- a CDS encoding histidine phosphatase family protein, with translation MSGRVRLVLVRHGESVWNVEERYQGQADSGLTAAGLEQAEVAAAELLARFGTPDLVVSSDLPRARDTASAYLRHLDLDAELDARLREADIGTWVGRTFTEIAEEYPDDLAAVGRGVDVRRGGGETFAEMRQRVWAALVDAGNMAAGGATVVVFTHGGPIRVAAAAALRLPSPGHLNFAPPVNASLTVIGYAGRQQNNSVVEYNSPTVRAADAARTD, from the coding sequence ATGAGCGGGCGGGTCCGCCTGGTCCTCGTCCGCCACGGCGAGTCGGTGTGGAACGTCGAGGAGCGCTACCAGGGGCAGGCCGACTCAGGGCTCACCGCGGCCGGTCTCGAGCAGGCCGAGGTGGCCGCGGCCGAACTCCTGGCCCGCTTCGGAACGCCCGATCTGGTCGTCTCCAGCGATCTGCCGCGGGCCAGGGATACGGCGAGTGCGTACCTGCGCCACCTTGACCTCGATGCCGAGCTGGATGCCCGGTTGCGCGAGGCGGACATCGGCACCTGGGTCGGCCGGACCTTCACCGAGATCGCCGAGGAGTACCCGGATGATCTCGCGGCGGTCGGTCGCGGGGTCGATGTGCGGCGCGGCGGGGGCGAGACGTTCGCCGAGATGCGCCAGCGGGTGTGGGCGGCGCTTGTCGATGCCGGGAACATGGCGGCCGGCGGCGCGACCGTCGTCGTGTTCACCCACGGTGGCCCGATTCGGGTGGCCGCCGCCGCCGCACTGCGCCTGCCGTCGCCCGGTCACCTCAACTTCGCCCCGCCGGTGAACGCCTCGTTGACGGTCATCGGCTACGCCGGCCGACAGCAGAACAACTCGGTGGTCGAGTACAACTCGCCGACCGTACGGGCCGCTGACGCCGCGCGCACCGACTGA
- a CDS encoding LacI family DNA-binding transcriptional regulator: MAGTRRHTLRDIAATLNLSVNTVSRALSGKDGIGEKTRALVRAEAERVGYVPNSVARSLVLGSAMTFGLVITNPSNPFYAQLISSIELRARNHGYSLLLMVTGESEEYETRAVESLLRSSVSGSIAVPVQASADPWRRLGTVGVPTVLLNRDLPDLGYRFVGTDNELGGYRATAHAISRGARSIVVLEEDLPITTIADRIAGFRRAMAEAGLSVPRGSIMRVPTRRHEQAALPWQPQQAYQVARRMLRRARLPDAVVVGNDYFALGLYRALEECGLKVPDDMMVIGFGDYPFSAFLSPPLTTVRLPAEEVGDIAVDLLLEEIAGGRSARPLKQLIAPTLVERESTNRTTFARTLV; this comes from the coding sequence ATGGCTGGGACTCGGCGTCACACCCTGCGGGACATCGCCGCGACGTTGAACCTGTCGGTCAACACCGTCTCGCGTGCCCTCTCTGGAAAGGACGGCATCGGGGAGAAGACCAGGGCACTGGTCCGCGCCGAGGCGGAGCGGGTCGGCTACGTGCCGAACTCGGTGGCCAGGTCGCTTGTCCTGGGCTCCGCGATGACCTTCGGCCTGGTCATCACCAACCCGTCCAACCCGTTCTACGCGCAGCTGATCTCCAGCATCGAGTTGCGCGCCCGGAATCACGGTTATTCGCTGTTGCTGATGGTGACCGGCGAATCGGAGGAGTACGAGACGCGCGCCGTGGAGTCGCTGCTGCGATCCTCGGTGAGTGGGTCGATAGCCGTCCCGGTTCAGGCGAGCGCCGATCCGTGGCGGCGGCTCGGCACGGTCGGTGTGCCCACCGTGCTGCTCAACCGGGACCTGCCTGATCTGGGTTACCGCTTTGTCGGCACCGACAACGAGCTCGGCGGCTACCGCGCCACCGCGCACGCGATCTCCCGTGGCGCCCGCTCGATCGTGGTGCTGGAGGAGGACCTGCCGATCACCACCATCGCCGACCGGATTGCCGGCTTCCGCCGGGCCATGGCCGAGGCCGGCCTGTCCGTGCCGCGCGGCAGCATCATGCGGGTGCCCACCCGCCGACACGAGCAGGCCGCCCTGCCATGGCAGCCACAGCAGGCCTACCAGGTGGCGCGCCGGATGTTGCGCCGGGCCAGGCTGCCGGACGCGGTCGTGGTCGGCAACGACTACTTCGCGCTCGGCCTGTACCGTGCCCTGGAGGAGTGCGGGCTCAAGGTGCCGGACGACATGATGGTGATCGGTTTCGGCGATTACCCCTTCTCCGCATTCCTGTCGCCACCGCTGACCACTGTCCGGCTGCCCGCCGAGGAAGTCGGCGACATCGCGGTCGACCTGCTGCTCGAGGAGATAGCCGGCGGCCGGAGCGCCCGCCCGCTGAAGCAGTTGATCGCACCCACGCTGGTGGAGCGGGAGTCGACCAATCGCACCACCTTCGCCAGGACTCTGGTCTGA
- a CDS encoding ABC transporter substrate-binding protein, translating into MIARSRAIGGLAAVALVMGLAACGGSGGSASSDTEGQVLRYAPQLFPVSLDVQQYPAEEAVQTTVQQGLETLTVMKDGQAAPKLATSWESPDEKTWVFHLRDGVTFSDGSAFTAKDVKGSVERLKSLKGALDPLLASVTGIDATDDHTVTFHTSAPLGTLPSTLSLVFIGQGDKVTSDAYWQKPIGTGPFKFDLFSPDDKVVLSRNDKYWGTKAKVAKLEVLNMPEVSARITALNNDEVDVLASIPPDQVAEVSGVDGIKYGVGPSFNYYFIWFNQNNKPFDNVKVRQAMLHAIDIKSVVGDLFGDLGTVAQSPVTQAVFGSTQLEPYSYDPALAKQLLTEAGYPNGIDTTIQWPLAGGPNIKAMAQAFISSWEKVGIKVQPQEKERATWLKDFGALNWDMNLQTNTTGTGDADFTLNRLYTCAAKRMGYCNKDLDSILAKARGSLDQNERKTLYAQADKIIWDDAVGIFPVDLKNNYAVRDNVKGLEMPVNGRPDFSQVSVG; encoded by the coding sequence ATGATCGCACGATCCCGGGCCATAGGCGGCCTCGCCGCAGTCGCCCTTGTGATGGGCCTCGCGGCCTGCGGCGGCTCCGGCGGCTCCGCTAGCTCCGATACCGAGGGCCAAGTGCTGCGCTACGCGCCACAACTGTTCCCCGTATCGCTTGATGTCCAGCAGTACCCTGCGGAAGAGGCGGTCCAGACCACCGTCCAGCAGGGGCTTGAGACGCTCACTGTCATGAAGGACGGCCAGGCGGCCCCGAAGCTGGCCACGTCATGGGAGAGCCCTGACGAGAAGACGTGGGTGTTCCACCTCCGCGACGGGGTGACCTTCAGCGATGGGAGCGCCTTCACCGCAAAGGACGTCAAGGGGTCCGTGGAGCGGCTGAAGAGCCTCAAGGGGGCGCTGGACCCGTTGCTCGCCTCCGTCACCGGCATTGACGCCACCGACGATCACACGGTGACGTTCCACACCTCGGCGCCGCTGGGCACCCTGCCCAGCACCCTGTCTCTGGTGTTCATCGGCCAGGGCGACAAGGTCACCAGCGATGCGTACTGGCAGAAGCCGATCGGCACCGGACCGTTCAAGTTCGACTTGTTCAGCCCCGACGACAAAGTGGTGCTCAGCCGCAACGACAAATACTGGGGCACCAAGGCCAAGGTGGCGAAGCTCGAGGTCCTCAACATGCCGGAGGTCTCGGCCCGGATCACCGCCCTGAACAACGACGAGGTGGATGTGCTCGCGTCGATCCCGCCGGACCAGGTGGCCGAGGTATCCGGCGTGGACGGAATCAAGTACGGGGTCGGCCCGAGCTTCAACTACTACTTCATCTGGTTCAACCAGAACAACAAGCCGTTCGACAATGTCAAGGTACGCCAGGCCATGTTGCATGCGATCGACATCAAGAGCGTTGTCGGCGACCTGTTCGGAGACCTCGGCACGGTGGCCCAGTCGCCGGTCACCCAAGCGGTCTTCGGGTCAACCCAGCTGGAACCGTACTCCTACGACCCGGCTCTGGCAAAGCAACTGCTCACCGAGGCCGGATATCCCAACGGCATCGACACCACGATCCAGTGGCCGCTGGCAGGTGGGCCGAACATCAAGGCAATGGCGCAGGCGTTCATCTCGTCCTGGGAAAAGGTCGGCATCAAGGTGCAGCCGCAGGAGAAAGAGCGGGCGACCTGGCTCAAGGACTTCGGCGCGCTGAACTGGGACATGAACCTGCAGACCAACACCACTGGCACCGGCGACGCCGACTTCACCCTGAACCGGCTGTACACCTGTGCGGCGAAGCGGATGGGCTACTGCAACAAGGATCTGGACTCGATCCTGGCCAAGGCGCGCGGGTCGCTGGACCAGAACGAGCGCAAGACGCTGTACGCGCAGGCGGACAAGATCATCTGGGATGACGCGGTCGGCATCTTCCCGGTGGATCTGAAGAACAACTACGCCGTCCGTGACAACGTCAAGGGATTGGAGATGCCGGTCAACGGGCGGCCGGACTTCTCGCAAGTGTCCGTCGGATAG
- a CDS encoding phospholipase D-like domain-containing protein — protein MATLYGAPTAQAALTEPARSACRNATEVPVETGAAFNDPVAGAPTAVVERICSLIKQAPAGSSIEIAEFVVSGDAGADYAAVLLDAYHRGVRIRMVMDGYQIDNPAAEELIRTLGTDKSAPSWVHVCSHISPEGNTTSCQGTKGMHNKFSLYSETGGQHDVVVQASNNITDVNSTSYWNNLVVLPGNRKLFEGYGKYFDDLAAEVQNPDYDTTVTTGMRGGQVTAQFYPVADRDPIARRLSQVGCKTEGRTRVEIGQSEWDATRLAIVDELAALVAAGCQVRVVHGLADDAVTAALDAAGVQRRVLDGSTPAGRIHSKYIVVTDPTGRGSGQGWVMTGSHNFNATSLLRNDEAMVELSEHGILEAYGANFARLWEVGAAKIQDPLTARSLARYTWRA, from the coding sequence TTGGCCACCTTGTATGGGGCCCCCACCGCTCAGGCCGCCCTCACGGAGCCCGCCCGCAGCGCCTGCCGTAACGCCACCGAGGTACCGGTCGAGACCGGCGCCGCCTTCAACGACCCTGTCGCCGGCGCCCCGACCGCGGTCGTGGAACGGATCTGCTCGCTGATCAAGCAGGCCCCGGCCGGCTCGTCGATCGAGATCGCCGAGTTCGTCGTCTCAGGCGATGCCGGTGCCGATTACGCGGCGGTGCTGCTTGACGCGTACCACCGTGGCGTCCGGATACGCATGGTCATGGACGGCTATCAGATCGACAACCCCGCCGCCGAGGAGCTGATCCGCACCCTCGGCACCGACAAGTCGGCCCCCTCATGGGTGCATGTTTGCAGCCACATCAGCCCGGAAGGGAACACCACCTCCTGCCAGGGCACCAAGGGCATGCACAACAAGTTCTCGCTCTACTCGGAGACCGGCGGTCAGCACGACGTCGTCGTACAGGCCTCGAACAACATCACCGACGTCAACTCCACCAGCTACTGGAACAACCTGGTCGTGCTGCCCGGCAACCGTAAGCTCTTCGAGGGATACGGAAAGTACTTCGACGACCTGGCCGCCGAGGTGCAGAACCCCGACTACGACACCACCGTCACCACCGGCATGCGGGGCGGCCAGGTCACCGCCCAGTTCTATCCGGTCGCCGACCGAGACCCGATCGCTCGGCGACTCAGCCAGGTCGGCTGCAAGACGGAGGGCCGCACCCGGGTCGAGATCGGCCAGTCCGAGTGGGACGCCACCCGCCTCGCGATCGTCGACGAGCTCGCGGCGCTGGTGGCCGCGGGATGCCAGGTACGCGTCGTGCACGGTCTGGCCGACGACGCGGTCACCGCTGCGCTGGACGCCGCCGGCGTGCAGCGGCGGGTGCTCGACGGCTCGACTCCGGCCGGCCGCATCCACTCCAAGTACATCGTGGTCACCGACCCAACCGGCCGCGGCTCCGGGCAGGGCTGGGTGATGACCGGCAGTCACAACTTCAACGCCACCTCGCTGCTACGCAACGACGAGGCGATGGTCGAACTCTCCGAGCACGGCATCCTCGAGGCGTACGGCGCCAACTTCGCCCGGCTGTGGGAAGTCGGCGCGGCGAAAATTCAGGATCCGCTCACGGCGCGCAGCCTGGCGCGGTACACCTGGCGAGCCTGA
- a CDS encoding ABC transporter permease has protein sequence MDRPTEQLLPQNDSKAADNPTPSDPPVAGRTRVKIGRLRIIASLSVIALYVVAAVIGPILLKYDPVATDLGSRLKPPGTLLPGGHTAIFGTDQVGQDVLAQMMQGARVSITVGLATLVLAGVIGVAAGIAAGYFGGWLDTVLMRLADVQLTFPSILLAIFIASILGPSVVNVVIVLSISNWVTFARVTRSQVLGLKSRDFVDATRTLGARTWHLVTRSILPSMIAPILVVATVELGHVILAEASLSFLGLGTPASTPSWGMTIANGRDYLSNAWWISTIPGIGLAILVIGFGVLGDALRDRFDPRLRSM, from the coding sequence ATGGACAGGCCAACTGAGCAACTGCTGCCACAGAACGACAGCAAAGCGGCCGACAACCCGACGCCCAGCGACCCCCCAGTGGCAGGCAGGACACGGGTCAAGATCGGGCGGCTGCGCATCATCGCCTCGTTGTCGGTGATCGCTCTTTACGTGGTCGCCGCGGTGATCGGGCCGATCCTGCTCAAGTACGACCCGGTCGCCACCGACCTCGGCTCCCGGCTGAAGCCGCCCGGCACCTTGTTGCCGGGTGGGCACACCGCCATCTTCGGCACCGACCAGGTCGGTCAGGACGTGCTCGCCCAGATGATGCAGGGCGCGCGGGTGTCGATAACCGTCGGTTTGGCGACCCTGGTGCTGGCCGGTGTCATCGGCGTCGCCGCCGGCATCGCCGCCGGGTACTTCGGCGGCTGGCTGGACACGGTGCTCATGCGGCTGGCGGACGTCCAGCTCACCTTCCCGTCGATCCTGCTGGCCATCTTCATCGCGTCGATCCTCGGGCCCAGCGTGGTGAACGTCGTCATCGTCCTTTCCATCTCCAACTGGGTGACGTTCGCCCGGGTCACCCGCAGCCAGGTGCTCGGGCTCAAGAGCCGGGACTTCGTCGACGCCACCCGTACCCTGGGCGCACGGACCTGGCACCTGGTGACCCGCAGCATCCTGCCGTCCATGATCGCGCCGATCCTGGTGGTCGCGACCGTGGAGCTGGGGCACGTGATCCTGGCCGAGGCATCCTTGAGCTTCCTCGGCCTCGGCACCCCGGCCAGCACGCCGAGCTGGGGCATGACCATCGCCAACGGCCGGGACTACCTGTCCAACGCCTGGTGGATCTCCACGATCCCCGGCATCGGCCTGGCCATCCTGGTGATCGGCTTCGGCGTGCTGGGTGACGCGCTGCGCGACCGGTTCGATCCGCGGCTGAGGAGCATGTGA
- a CDS encoding DUF6772 family protein encodes MTTMERPDLAAELRAAILSADPRLSKFSPLRRILTYDDFNSGTHGWTELLGNYNGNGDLSTVDDHMRDFRPPQLSNCSFFDIGSHGAMTGSYALKLATRAYQGHTATAIRRLTMSGRGLLQIEAYFTFKAEATIDGSAGDQFGDVTWDGNLHPSEAQFGCFTVATDLCGDGGLRYHTVARYLNTTLDNKLSRQWVYPIVPEPTPREHLEGKVKLAYGADFTAPDPKDWHPFGEPQELCYNEVPTKVNWHYLRWVIDTGARRNVELQVNDRIMDMSAVPVPPYKERYDSLENLLNFYFSVRTHSTVRNFLFLDSVLISTEW; translated from the coding sequence ATGACCACGATGGAGCGGCCCGACCTGGCCGCAGAACTTCGCGCCGCCATTTTGTCGGCAGACCCGAGGTTGTCGAAATTTTCGCCGCTTCGGCGTATTCTGACCTACGACGACTTCAACTCCGGCACCCACGGCTGGACCGAACTGCTGGGCAATTACAACGGCAATGGCGATCTCTCCACAGTTGATGATCACATGCGTGACTTCCGCCCGCCGCAGCTCTCGAACTGCTCCTTCTTCGATATCGGTTCCCATGGCGCCATGACCGGGTCGTATGCGCTCAAGCTGGCCACCCGGGCCTACCAGGGGCACACCGCCACCGCCATCCGGCGGCTCACCATGAGCGGGCGCGGCCTGCTGCAGATCGAGGCCTACTTCACCTTCAAGGCCGAGGCGACCATCGACGGCAGCGCGGGTGACCAGTTCGGAGACGTCACCTGGGACGGCAACCTGCACCCGTCAGAGGCGCAGTTCGGCTGCTTCACCGTGGCGACCGACCTGTGCGGCGACGGCGGTCTGCGCTACCACACGGTGGCCCGCTACCTGAATACGACGCTGGACAACAAGCTGTCCCGGCAGTGGGTGTACCCGATCGTGCCGGAACCGACGCCGCGTGAGCACCTCGAGGGCAAGGTCAAGCTGGCCTACGGGGCCGACTTCACCGCACCCGACCCGAAGGACTGGCATCCGTTCGGCGAGCCCCAGGAACTCTGCTACAACGAGGTGCCCACGAAGGTCAACTGGCACTACCTGCGCTGGGTCATCGACACGGGCGCCAGGCGTAACGTCGAGCTACAGGTCAACGATCGGATCATGGACATGTCCGCGGTGCCGGTCCCGCCGTACAAGGAGCGCTACGACTCGCTGGAGAATCTGCTGAACTTCTACTTCTCGGTGCGGACCCACTCGACGGTCCGTAACTTCCTGTTCCTCGATTCGGTTCTCATTTCCACGGAGTGGTGA
- a CDS encoding ABC transporter ATP-binding protein produces the protein MSSPADPLLSVRDLHTSFPIRSALLRRKAGAVQAVSGVSFDLPAGRTLGLVGESGSGKTTLARTVIGLEPPESGQVLFDGQDLLTLPGADLRQARRQIQMVFQDPYASLNPRLTVEQIISEAWLINPGVVPRDRWATEVKDLLARVGLNPDHADRYPHQFSGGQRQRVGIARALALRPRLVICDEAVSALDVSVQAQVLNLLADLQAELGLSFLFIAHDLSVVRHISDEVAVMYLGKVVEMGTTEQIFAAPVHPYTQALLSAVPVPRPWASPQRRQIILAGDIPSPVSPPSGCRFRTRCWKAQDRCVTEEPVLADRLGDHSSACHFPELPVSSAGSK, from the coding sequence ATGTCGTCCCCGGCTGACCCGCTGCTGTCGGTAAGAGACCTGCACACCAGCTTCCCGATCCGCTCCGCCTTGCTGCGGCGAAAGGCGGGCGCCGTCCAGGCCGTCTCGGGTGTCTCGTTCGACCTGCCCGCGGGCCGGACGTTGGGCCTGGTCGGCGAGTCGGGCTCGGGCAAGACGACGCTGGCGCGAACCGTCATCGGCCTGGAACCGCCGGAGTCCGGTCAAGTGCTCTTCGATGGCCAGGACCTGCTGACCCTGCCGGGGGCGGACCTGCGGCAGGCGCGCCGGCAGATCCAGATGGTCTTCCAGGATCCGTACGCGTCGCTGAATCCCCGCCTCACCGTCGAACAGATCATCAGCGAGGCCTGGCTCATCAACCCCGGTGTGGTGCCCCGCGACCGGTGGGCCACCGAGGTGAAGGACCTGCTGGCCAGGGTCGGGCTGAACCCGGATCATGCCGACCGGTACCCGCACCAGTTCTCCGGCGGGCAGCGCCAGCGCGTCGGTATCGCCCGGGCCCTGGCGCTCCGGCCGCGGCTGGTGATCTGCGACGAGGCGGTGTCGGCACTGGACGTCTCGGTGCAGGCGCAGGTCCTGAACCTGCTCGCCGACCTGCAGGCGGAACTGGGCCTCAGCTTCCTGTTCATCGCCCACGACCTGTCCGTGGTGCGGCACATCAGTGACGAGGTGGCGGTGATGTACCTCGGGAAGGTGGTGGAGATGGGGACGACGGAGCAGATATTCGCCGCGCCGGTGCACCCGTACACGCAGGCGTTGTTGTCCGCGGTGCCGGTGCCCCGCCCCTGGGCCTCGCCACAACGGCGGCAGATCATCCTCGCCGGCGACATTCCGTCGCCCGTGTCGCCGCCGTCCGGCTGCCGGTTCCGTACCCGGTGCTGGAAGGCACAGGATCGGTGTGTCACGGAGGAGCCCGTGCTCGCCGATCGGCTGGGCGATCACTCTTCCGCATGTCACTTCCCCGAGTTGCCGGTCTCTTCGGCGGGTTCGAAATGA
- a CDS encoding endonuclease, translating to MLTGSFTFVVMTYNLWGDWHLEQREPAIHDLFSTRPPDLLATQELRPRSRAVVDEALPGHERVHDDFPGWGAQSNLWWRRELFDLVEYGTRDVGILDANARLFWVRLKPRVDDARPLVFSTAHLTWPGHAQERADGRNLRTGQAERVVTALDEIAGDAACLFTVDINDIGQPLWVLGNGGFLDSFTALGRTSPVTHPVEPLPFVVDRGTRLSPLGSPSKAIDWIFSRGPIATRASEVVEFFSAGNAPSDHKPVAATFTLPSAAVSAQTNQGERQ from the coding sequence ATGCTGACCGGATCGTTCACCTTCGTCGTGATGACCTACAACCTGTGGGGTGACTGGCATCTGGAGCAGCGAGAGCCGGCGATCCATGACCTGTTCTCCACCCGGCCCCCCGATCTCCTGGCGACCCAGGAACTTCGTCCTCGCTCGCGCGCGGTGGTGGACGAGGCGCTGCCCGGACACGAACGGGTGCACGACGACTTCCCCGGATGGGGAGCGCAGAGCAATCTGTGGTGGCGGCGGGAACTGTTCGATCTCGTGGAGTACGGGACACGAGACGTCGGCATCCTCGATGCCAACGCCAGGTTGTTCTGGGTGCGGCTGAAGCCCAGAGTCGACGACGCACGGCCGCTGGTGTTCTCCACCGCACACCTGACGTGGCCGGGCCACGCACAGGAGCGGGCGGATGGCCGCAACCTGCGAACCGGACAGGCGGAGCGGGTGGTCACGGCGCTGGATGAAATCGCCGGCGACGCGGCCTGCCTGTTCACGGTGGACATCAACGATATCGGGCAGCCGTTGTGGGTGCTCGGCAACGGCGGCTTTCTCGATTCGTTCACCGCGTTGGGACGCACGTCGCCGGTCACCCACCCCGTGGAACCGCTGCCGTTCGTCGTCGACCGCGGAACGCGCCTCTCCCCGCTGGGGTCCCCGTCCAAGGCCATCGACTGGATCTTCTCCCGAGGCCCGATCGCCACCCGGGCCAGCGAGGTCGTCGAGTTCTTCTCGGCAGGGAACGCTCCGTCGGACCACAAGCCCGTCGCGGCGACCTTCACCCTGCCATCGGCTGCGGTATCAGCTCAAACCAATCAAGGAGAGAGGCAATGA
- the nikB gene encoding nickel ABC transporter permease → MTAYLFRRTLFAVFVLWGAVTVVFLVLRLVPGDPAQLILGSDATQDEIARLREQMGLNRPLVVQYGIYLGDVVRFDFGDSYRYHSDAMGLVMGRFPLTLQLAVVAMVIGLVLGISLGVVGALRVNRLADRVVSVFALLSQSMPSFWIGIMFILVFARQLHWLASGGHGGFDRLVLPGVTLALPLIAILIRLTRSGLLDVVHENYIQTARAKGLSERLVIFLHAIRNALIPIVTVAGLEFGKLLGGAVIVETVFSWPGVGRLLIDSISARDYNVVQAAILLIACGFVLINLVVDVLYGYLDPRIRLGR, encoded by the coding sequence ATGACCGCGTACCTCTTCCGGCGCACGCTGTTCGCCGTCTTCGTGTTGTGGGGCGCCGTGACCGTTGTGTTCCTGGTGCTGCGATTGGTTCCCGGCGATCCGGCCCAGCTCATTCTCGGCTCCGATGCCACCCAGGATGAGATCGCGCGGCTGCGCGAGCAGATGGGCCTGAACCGCCCGTTGGTGGTGCAGTACGGGATTTATCTCGGCGATGTGGTCCGGTTTGATTTCGGCGATTCCTACCGCTACCACAGTGACGCCATGGGCCTGGTGATGGGCAGATTCCCGCTCACCCTTCAGCTCGCCGTCGTGGCGATGGTCATCGGCCTGGTGCTCGGGATCTCACTCGGCGTTGTCGGCGCGCTGCGGGTGAACCGCCTGGCCGACCGCGTGGTCTCGGTGTTCGCGCTGCTCTCGCAGTCCATGCCGTCGTTCTGGATCGGGATCATGTTCATCCTGGTGTTCGCCAGGCAACTGCACTGGCTGGCCAGTGGGGGCCACGGTGGATTCGACCGGCTGGTCCTGCCGGGGGTCACCCTCGCCCTGCCACTGATCGCGATCCTGATCCGGCTGACCCGTAGCGGCCTGCTCGACGTCGTCCATGAGAACTACATCCAGACCGCGCGGGCCAAGGGCCTGTCCGAGCGGTTAGTCATCTTCCTGCACGCCATCCGCAACGCGCTCATCCCGATCGTGACGGTGGCCGGTCTCGAGTTCGGCAAGCTGCTCGGCGGCGCGGTCATCGTCGAGACGGTCTTCTCCTGGCCCGGCGTCGGGCGGCTGCTCATCGACTCCATCTCGGCCCGTGACTACAACGTGGTGCAGGCCGCGATCCTGCTGATCGCCTGCGGTTTCGTCCTGATCAACCTGGTCGTGGACGTCCTGTACGGCTACCTCGACCCGCGCATTCGGCTGGGACGGTGA
- a CDS encoding ABC transporter ATP-binding protein → MQDLTVRFRTRAGAVTAVDRVSFDLAEGETLAILGETGSGKSVTAQALMGLVPRPAGQVAGGRIVYDGTDLLARPRSETRRLNGTDLAMVFQDPLSSLNPVFRVGAQIGELFRRRRGASRSEARHKAIELMDRVGIPAAARRVDDYPHQFSGGMRQRVMIAMAIALQPRVLIADEPTTALDVTVQAQVMALLAELKAEHRMAMILISHDLGVVAGVADRVMLMYAGRVVETGGLREVYETTAHPYTRGLMASIPALDGARERLVPIKGSPPDLMRLTASCPFQPRCEFATDICGTERPELMPVPARPESHRAACHHTKEVAADVVPG, encoded by the coding sequence GTGCAGGACCTGACGGTACGATTCCGCACTCGGGCGGGAGCCGTCACCGCCGTCGACCGGGTGAGCTTCGATCTGGCCGAAGGGGAGACCCTGGCCATACTGGGCGAGACCGGCAGTGGCAAGAGCGTCACCGCCCAGGCCCTGATGGGGCTGGTTCCGCGACCGGCGGGACAGGTGGCCGGCGGCCGGATCGTCTATGACGGCACGGATCTGCTGGCCCGCCCGCGGTCCGAGACCCGCCGACTCAACGGGACCGACCTGGCCATGGTGTTCCAGGACCCGCTGAGCTCCCTCAACCCGGTGTTCCGGGTCGGCGCGCAAATCGGCGAATTGTTCCGGCGCCGTCGTGGCGCCTCCCGTTCCGAGGCGCGACACAAGGCGATCGAGCTGATGGACCGGGTGGGTATCCCGGCGGCCGCGCGTAGGGTCGACGACTATCCCCACCAGTTCTCCGGCGGCATGCGGCAGCGGGTGATGATCGCGATGGCGATCGCCCTTCAGCCCCGTGTACTCATCGCCGACGAACCCACCACCGCCCTGGACGTCACGGTCCAGGCACAGGTCATGGCGTTGCTCGCCGAACTCAAGGCGGAACACCGCATGGCGATGATCCTCATCAGCCACGACCTCGGCGTGGTGGCCGGCGTCGCCGACCGGGTCATGCTCATGTATGCCGGTCGGGTGGTGGAGACCGGCGGGCTGCGCGAGGTCTACGAAACGACCGCGCATCCGTACACCCGCGGCCTGATGGCCTCGATCCCGGCGCTGGACGGCGCGCGCGAACGGCTGGTGCCCATCAAGGGTTCGCCGCCGGACCTCATGCGGCTGACCGCAAGTTGCCCGTTCCAGCCCCGTTGCGAGTTCGCCACCGACATCTGTGGCACCGAGCGGCCGGAGCTCATGCCGGTGCCCGCCCGGCCCGAGTCGCATCGCGCCGCCTGTCACCACACGAAGGAGGTCGCCGCCGATGTCGTCCCCGGCTGA